One stretch of Cyclopterus lumpus isolate fCycLum1 chromosome 10, fCycLum1.pri, whole genome shotgun sequence DNA includes these proteins:
- the nanos1 gene encoding nanos homolog 1: MTASGRPEAAMDFLNHNYLNARSPYDYTFNFWNDYLGLTTLVTKNNKLSIPQNPNSITESLKATLGLDDAPTCPCVIAAGVGEAGHLDCCCPSGSPPPASILDLKERFSILSPFQNQLGVHLPEREVGFGGSFAGFDLFGMERKMRKPASRSKQEPKICVFCRNNGAPEEVYGSHVLKTPDGRVVCPILRAYTCPLCSANGDNAHTIKYCPLSKDQPSQRPLKGGRAVGGKRMKIF; this comes from the coding sequence ATGACCGCGAGCGGACGACCAGAAGCGGCCATGGATTTTCTCAATCACAACTATTTGAATGCGCGCAGCCCGTACGACTATACTTTTAATTTCTGGAACGACTACCTCGGCCTGACGACGTTGGTCACGAAGAATAACAAGCTCAGCATCCCCCAGAACCCCAACTCCATCACCGAGTCTCTCAAGGCGACCCTGGGCTTGGACGATGCCCCGACGTGTCCGTGCGTAATCGCGGCCGGCGTCGGGGAGGCGGGTCACCTGGACTGCTGCTGCCCGTCCGGAAGCCCCCCGCCGgcctccatcctggacttgaAAGAGCGTTTCTCGATCCTGAGCCCCTTCCAGAACCAGCTCGGCGTCCACCTGCCGGAGAGGGAGGTGGGCTTCGGGGGGAGCTTCGCCGGGTTCGACCTGTTCGGGATGGAGCGCAAGATGCGCAAACCCGCCTCCAGGAGCAAGCAGGAGCCCAAAATCTGCGTCTTCTGCCGAAATAACGGCGCGCCGGAGGAGGTGTACGGCTCTCACGTCCTGAAGACCCCGGACGGGAGGGTCGTGTGCCCGATCCTGAGGGCTTACACCTGCCCCCTGTGCAGCGCCAACGGGGACAATGCCCACACCATCAAATACTGTCCGCTGTCAAAGGACCAGCCATCCCAGAGACCGttaaagggagggagggctgTGGGTGGTAAGAGgatgaaaatattctaa